A part of Lagopus muta isolate bLagMut1 chromosome 26, bLagMut1 primary, whole genome shotgun sequence genomic DNA contains:
- the INSR gene encoding insulin receptor, which yields MGARAAAAAAVAVAAVLAACGGRAEICRSMDIRNNLTRLSLLENCTVIEGHLQILLMFKTKPEDFRELSFPKLTMITDYLLLFRVYGLESLKGLFPNLTVIRGTHLFFNYALVIFEMVHLKEIGLYNLMNITRGAVRIEKNNELCYLSTIDWSRILDSVEDNYIIANKDDKEECGDVCPGTVKGKSNCPPTVINGIFIERCWTHDRCQRVCPPACKSQGCTSDGQCCHSECLGDCTEPNNAERCVACRNFYLDGTCVETCPPGHYRFEGWRCVTFSFCQELHNKCRSARESGCHVIHNNECVHECPSGYIMNSSNLHCTPCAGPCPKVCDYGKEKTIDSVTSAQELRGCTVVNGSLVINIRGGNNIAAELEANLGLIEEISGYLKIRRSYALVSLSFFRKLHLIRGETLEAGNYSFYALDNQNLRQLWDWSKHNLTIARGKLFFHYNPKLCLSEIHKMEEISGTKGRQERNDIALKTNGDQASCENELLKFSSIRTSHDKILLKWEPYWPPDFRDLLGFMLFYKEAPYQNVTEFDGQDACGSNSWTVVDVDPPPRSNEPKAQAQPGWLLRGLKPWTQYAVFVKTLVTFSDERRTYGAKSEIIYVQTNATVPSVPLDPISVSNSSSQIILKWKPPSEPNGNITHYLVFWQQQAEDSELYELDYCLKGLKLPSRTWSPPFESEDPQKYNQSESEDVSGECCSCPKTDSQIQKELEESAFRKTFENYLHNEVFVPRPSRKRRDLGSIANATVVIPTIPSSPNSSAAASESAEEQKPFEKVKFKESLVISGLRHFTGYRIELHACNHDAQESRCSVAAYVSARTMPEAKADDIVGPVTHELVEKNTVHLKWQEPKEPNGLIVLYEVNYGRLGEAEEAHFCVSRKHFASEQGCKLRGLQPGNYSVRIRATSLAGNGSWTEPTYFYVADYLNAQPNIAVIIVPIIFAIIIAGIIGAAYVLVKKRQTEGPTGPLYASSNPEYLSASDVYVPDEWEVPREKIALLRELGQGSFGMVYEGIAKDIVKGELETRVAVKTVNESASLRERIEFLNEASVMKGFSCHHVVRLLGVVSKGQPTLVVMELMAHGDLKSYLRSLRPDAENNPGRPPPTLREMIQMAAEIADGMAYLNAKKFVHRDLAARNCMVAEDFTVKIGDFGMTRDIYETDYYRKGGKGLLPVRWMAPESLKDGVFTTYSDVWSFGVVLWEISSLAEQPYQGLSNEQVLKFVMDGGYLDQPDNCPERLHNLMQMCWQYNPKMRPTFIEVIEMLKEDLHPSFQEVSFFYSEENKPLETEEYEMDFENMESIPLDPSSYTQRDKALGRDNGPSMALKGNYEEHIPYTHMNGGKKNGRILSMPRSSPS from the exons TTTGCAGAAGCATGGACATCCGCAACAACCTGACCCGGCTGAGCTTGCTGGAGAACTGCACGGTGATTGAGGGCCACTTGCAAATACTGCTGATGTTTAAAACCAAGCCTGAAGATTTCCGCGAGCTCAGCTTCCCCAAACTGACTATGATTACAGACTACTTGCTCCTGTTCCGTGTATATGGCCTGGAGAGCTTAAAGGGGCTCTTCCCCAACCTCACGGTGATCCGAGGAACCCATCTGTTCTTCAACTACGCGCTGGTCATCTTTGAGATGGTTCACCTGAAGGAGATCGGCCTTTACAACCTGATGAACATCACGCGCGGCGCCGTGCGCATCGAGAAGAACAACGAGCTGTGCTACCTGTCCACCATCGACTGGTCGAGGATTTTGGACTCCGTCGAGGACAACTACATCATCGCCAACAAGGACGACAAGGAGGAGTGCGGAGATGTGTGTCCAGGAACCgtgaaagggaaaagcaacTGCCCGCCCACCGTCATCAACGGCATCTTCATCGAGCGCTGCTGGACCCACGACCGCTGCCAGCGAG TTTGCCCACCTGCCTGCAAGTCCCAGGGCTGCACGTCGGACGGGCAGTGCTGTCACAGCGAGTGCCTCGGGGACTGCACGGAGCCCAACAACGCGGAGCGGTGCGTGGCGTGCCGCAACTTCTACCTGGACGGGACGTGCGTGGAGACGTGCCCACCCGGGCACTACCGCTTCGAGGGCTGGCGCTGCGTCACCTTCAGCTtctgccaggagctgcacaACAAGTGCAGGAGCGCCCGCGAGTCGGGCTGCCACGTCATCCACAACAACGAGTGCGTCCACGAGTGCCCGTCGGGGTACATCATGAACTCCAGCAA cttgCACTGCACTCCTTGTGCAGGGCCCTGTCCAAAGGTTTGTGACTATGGGAAAGAGAAGACTATTGATTCGGTGACGTCGGCACAGGAGCTCCGTGGCTGCACAGTTGTTAATGGAAGCTTGGTTATAAATATCCGTGGAGGAA ATAACATAGCAGCTGAGCTAGAAGCGAATCTTGGCTTGATAGAAGAAATCTCAGGTTACCTAAAAATCCGCCGGTCTTATGCCttggtttctctttctttttttcgtAAACTACATCTGATTAGAGGAGAAACCCTGGAAGCTGG aaattattCATTCTACGCCTTGGACAACCAGAATCTTCGCCAGCTCTGGGACTGGAGTAAACACAACCTCACGATAGCACGAGGCAAACTCTTCTTCCATTATAATCCCAAACTGTGTTTGTCAGAAATCCACAAGATGGAGGAGATCTCTGGAACTAAGGGGCGTCAGGAGAGGAACGACATAGCCCTGAAGACAAACGGTGACCAAGCTTCAT GTGAAAACGAATTGCTGAAGTTCTCTTCCATCAGAACATCTCACGACAAGATCCTGTTGAAGTGGGAGCCTTACTGGCCTCCTGATTTCCGTGACCTCCTGGGATTTATGCTCTTTTACAAAGAGGC tccGTACCAAAACGTGACGGAGTTTGATGGGCAGGATGCCTGCGGCTCCAACAGCTGGACAGTGGTGGATGTGGACCCACCGCCGCGCTCCAACGAGCCCAAAGCCCAGGCCCAGCCAGGCTGGCTGCTGCGGGGCCTGAAGCCATGGACACAGTATGCTGTGTTTGTTAAAACTCTGGTCACCTTCTCAGATGAACGAAGGACGTACGGTGCAAAGAGTGAGATCATCTACGTCCAGACCAACGCTACAG TTCCGTCAGTCCCATTAGATCCAATTTCTGTTTCCAACTCTTCATCCCAAATCATCCTGAAGTGGAAGCCGCCCTCAGAGCCCAATGGCAACATCACGCACTACCTGGtgttctggcagcagcaggcagaagacAGTGAGCTTTATGAACTCGATTACTGCTTGAAGG GATTAAAACTGCCCTCAAGGACATGGTCTCCTCCTTTTGAATCTGAAGACCCTCAGAAGTACAACCAAAGCGAAAGTGAGGATGTCAGTGGAGAATGTTGTTCCTGTCCGAAAACCGACTCTCAGATCcagaaggagctggaggagTCTGCGTTCCGCAAGACCTTTGAGAACTACCTTCACAACGAGGTGTTCGTCCCCAG GCCATCGAGGAAGAGAAGAGACCTGGGCTCCATTGCAAATGCCACCGTGGTGATCCCCACCATCCCATCCTCTCCAaactcttctgcagcagcatctgagaGCGCAGAGGAACAGAAACCTTTTGAAAAGGTGAAGTTCAAGGAGTCCCTGGTGATCTCCGGGCTGCGGCACTTCACGGGGTATCGCATTGAGCTCCATGCCTGTAACCACGATGCTCAGGAGTCCCGGTGCAGCGTTGCAGCTTATGTCAGTGCCAGGACCATGCCAGAAG CTAAGGCAGATGACATCGTTGGTCCAGTCACCCATGAACTGGTTGAAAAAAACACCGTGCACTTGAAGTGGCAGGAGCCCAAGGAGCCGAATGGCCTTATTGTGCTGTATGAAGTGAATTACGGCCGTCTGGGGGAAGCAGAG GAAGCGCACTTCTGCGTGTCCCGAAAGCACTTTGCCAGCGAGCAGGGCTGCAAACTGCGCGGGCTGCAGCCTGGAAACTACAGCGTGCGGATCCGAGCGACGTCGCTGGCTGGGAACGGCTCCTGGACAGAGCCCACCTACTTCTACGTGGCTGATTACC TGAACGCTCAGCCTAATATTGCTGTTATAATTGTTCCGATTATTTTTGCCATAATCATTGCTGGAATTATTGGAGCTGCTTACGTGCTCGTGAAAAAGAG ACAAACTGAAGGACCAACGGGGCCACTCTACGCGTCCTCTAACCCCGAATACCTCAGTGCCAGTGATG TGTACGTTCCTGATGAGTGGGAGGTCCCACGGGAGAAGATCGCTCTGCTCCGTGAGCTGGGCCAGGGCTCGTTTGGAATGGTGTACGAGGGCATTGCCAAGGACATCGTGAAGGGAGAGCTGGAGACCCGCGTGGCTGTGAAAACGGTGAACGAGTCGGCCAGCCTGCGGGAGCGCATCGAGTTCCTCAACGAAGCCTCTGTGATGAAAGGCTTCAGCTGCCATCACGTG GTTCGCCTCCTCGGGGTGGTCTCCAAGGGCCAACCCACGCTGGTGGTCATGGAGTTGATGGCACACGGGGACTTGAAAAGCTACCTGCGCTCTCTGAGACCCGACGCTGAG AATAACCCTGGTCGTCCACCACCAACACTGAGAGAAATGATCCAGATGGCTGCGGAGATCGCCGACGGCATGGCCTATCTGAATGCCAAAAAGTTTGTTCACAGAGATCTGGCAGCTCGGAACTGCATGGTTGCAGAGGACTTCACTGTAAAAATCGGAG ACTTCGGCATGACCAGGGATATCTACGAGACGGATTATTACCGAAAGGGCGGCAAAGGGCTTCTGCCTGTGCGCTGGATGGCGCCCGAGTCGCTGAAGGACGGCGTGTTCACAACGTACTCAGACGTGTG gTCATTTGGGGTTGTCCTGTGGGAGATCAGCAGCTTAGCAGAGCAGCCGTACCAGGGACTCTCCAACGAACAGGTGCTGAAGTTTGTGATGGATGGAGGATACCTGGATCAGCCGGacaactgcccagagaggct GCACAACCTGATGCAGATGTGCTGGCAGTACAACCCCAAGATGCGCCCCACCTTCATTGAGGTCATTGAGATGCTGAAGGAGGATTTGCACCCCAGCTTCCAAGAGGTTTCCTTCTTCTACAGCGAGGAGAACAAACCTCTGGAAACAGAGGAGTATGAGATGGACTTCGAGAACATGGAGAGCATCCCCCTCGACCCCTCCTCGTACACACAGAGGGACAAAGCCCTGGGGAGGGACAACGGGCCCTCCATGGCCCTCAAGGGGAACTACGAGGAGCACATACCTTACACTCACATGAACGGTGGCAAGAAGAACGGGCGGATCCTCTCCATGCCCAGGTCGAGTCCTTCCTAA